In Pseudomonadaceae bacterium SI-3, the sequence CGAAGCGATGCAGCTCGTTTCAGAAGCCTTTCTACCTTGCGGTTGCGTGACCAGCGCCAACCCTGACGACGACAGCTTCGGCTTTACCGTGATGTCGGGCAGCGGTACCGAAGTGCTACGCGTTGCCAACGTGTCACGCGAGGAATACACCAGCCCACAGCGCCTCGGCAGCGTCATCGAGCAAGCCAGGCTGGATGTCGAAGACAAGGATCAGCGCCTCGAGCCCTGGACCATGCCCGCCCTCGATGACGACACCGGCATCCCGGAAACCCCGCCGAACTATTGAGGCTTCTGCCAGCTGACGAGGACGACCATGAGCGATCCGGTACTTCTGATCACTGGTGCCTCCTCCGGGATAGGCGCTGCCACTGCCCGCCTCGCGGCCGAGGCCGGGTACCGCGTTGCCCTCGCCTCGCGCTCCGAGGACAAGCTGACGCGACTGGTGAACGAGCTTGGCGGCCCTGAGCGCGCGTTGGCGATCCGCTGTGACGTGAAGGAGTACGCCGAGCAACAGGCCATGGTGGAGCAGGTGCTCAATCATTTCGGCCAGCTCGACGCGGTCTACGCCAATGCCGGCATGCCGGGCAGCGAAGGCGGCTTCAGCGGCGCCGATCCCGAAATCTGGCGCGAGATGCTGCTCACCAACGTCTACGGCGTCGGCCTGACGCTGCGCTGCAGCCTCGAAGCGCTCAAGGCCAGCCGTGGCCATTTGCTGCTGACCGGCTCAGCCGCGGGCCGCTTCGTGATCCCCGGCTCCATGTACAGCGCCAGCAAATGGGCGGTGACCGGCATGGGCCTGAGCGTGCGCGAAGAGCTGCGCGGCACCGGCGTGCGCGTCACGCTGATCGAACCGGGCATGGTCGATACACCGCTGTTCGATCAGCCGCCCCCCTATGCGCTACAGCCCGACGACATTGCTCGCGCGGTGGTCTATGCGCTATCGCAACCAGGCCATGTCGACGTCAATGAGATTCTGATCCGGCCAGTCCCGCCGGTGGAGACCGATTAGCCGG encodes:
- a CDS encoding SDR family NAD(P)-dependent oxidoreductase, with protein sequence MSDPVLLITGASSGIGAATARLAAEAGYRVALASRSEDKLTRLVNELGGPERALAIRCDVKEYAEQQAMVEQVLNHFGQLDAVYANAGMPGSEGGFSGADPEIWREMLLTNVYGVGLTLRCSLEALKASRGHLLLTGSAAGRFVIPGSMYSASKWAVTGMGLSVREELRGTGVRVTLIEPGMVDTPLFDQPPPYALQPDDIARAVVYALSQPGHVDVNEILIRPVPPVETD